AAGTCGTGATCGTTGGTGACATTCTGCACTCACGTGTGGCTCTTTCCAACATCTTTGCACTACAGAAGTTGGGAGCTGAGGTAATGGTGTGTGGACCGAATACGTTGATTCCTCGTTATATCAGAGACTTGGGCGTCAAGGTAGAGTTGGATATCAGAAAAGCACTCCAATGGTGTGATGTTGCCAACGTACTACGTATTCAGATGGAACGTCAGCAGACTAAGAACTTCCCTTCTCTTAGAGAGTATTCGATGTACTATGGTGTAAACAAGGAATTGCTAGACAGTATCGACAAGGAGATCACTATCATGCACCCAGGTCCCATCAACAGGGGGGTAGAATTAACCTCAGATGTAGCGGATGCTGATAATGCCATTATCCTGGATCAGGTAGAGAATGGTGTTGCGATAAGAATGGCAGTACTATACTTGCTTGCTGGGAAAAACGGTTAATCCAAGACGATATTCGACATATGATTAAGATAAAACAATTAGGGCTCCTTTTCGGGAGCCTTAACTTTTTGAACTGAAAACCTTATGCGCCTGTTAGCGCCAGCGTTCTGACTTGAAATTCAGTGCGGCTTTCATGATATCCTTCCTGCTGACTTGTCCAATAAGTCGCCCTTTGTCTACCACCGGATAACGACGGAACTTAGAGTTTAAGAACATATAAGCCACATCTACCACATTCTTATCAGCACTAATGGTTGTAACACTTTGACTCATATAGTCTTCAACTAGCTGTCCTCTCTGTGGCAGATTATTGTAAGCATTTTCCAGCAGGATATGCAAACAGTCAGTCTCTGAAAGCATCCCGACAATATTAGCAGAATCATCTACGACTGGCGCACCAGATATCTGATTGTCAAGCATGCTTTCCATCGCTTCCTTGATACTTTGATGTGGATGGAAGGTGATGACTTCTTTTGTCATATAATCTGTAATTGGCGGGTACTCGAAGCGGGTATCTGCCGGCTCCTCAAATTTGGGTGTAAAGTTCATAGTACAGTGTGTGGTTTTGGTTAAAGATATGCAAGTACATTAATCCATAAGGGCCATGTACGGGTGATTGGTCTTTTATAAGTTAAGCTTTTTCCTTAATGATTCATAGTAAGGTTGTTCCACACATCACCATTTTTTCATTTCTATTGAATAACTGAAACAGTATTCATGGTTTTGTTATATGTAGGTTAAAAATAAAAAAGCCTCCGGTAACCATACCGGAGGTTTTCTGTTTGTATCTATTACTAATATATTCATTTCAATTAAAAGTCATCTCCTCCTCCTGCGTCACCTCCTCGGTCGCCTCTCTTCTGCTTGAAGTTATTCAGACGGTAGCTAAGTGTAACGGACACGTTTGGAGCATTGCGGAAGTCTTCAGAATATGTTGTGAAGTTAGGGCCTTCCGAACTTCTCTTACGTCTTCCGGTTGCAAAGACATCCTCTACCTGCAAGGTTGCTGTAAACTTCTTGTTCATGAAATCCTGTCTAAGCGCAGCCGATGTCATAAAGAAGCCTTCATTGCGTCCCTGTGCCGTTACAGAAGGACCATTGTAGCTAGCATTCAGCTGTACGGAAGTTGTTTTACCAAACTTCAGTTGGTTATTCAAACGAACACTCCAGTTCAAGCTTTCTCGATCAAAGATAGTCTCCTTGCTTTCCCCATCTTCGCTGTAACTGTAACTACCTTCTACACGGTAGTTATAAACATTACCCATCAGGTCAGCTCTCCACCATTCAGTTGCCTGCAAACCGATCATCAGTTCACCTCCCAAAGAGTAGTCTTTTCCGATATTCTCAAATGTATGAAGGAATACGTTCTGACCGCTTTCTGCCTCTTCGAATGGCGTTGAGATACTTTCAACTTTATTGTGGGTAATTCTGTAGTAACCTTCCAATGAGATAGAATGATCTCCAATATTCTTCAAAATACCCAACTCATAAGCATCAATAAACTCAGGAAGGATTCCCGGATTACCACGTCTTACGTTGTTCACGTCTGTATAAGTCAGGAATGGCTCCAAATACCATCCTCTAGGTCTATCAATACGACGTGAGTAACTTACCATCGCTTGTGTTTCCTGAGACATCTGGTAAGAGAAATGTAGTGTTGGGAAAAAGTCCCATCTATCTACCTTAGAAGCAGTATCAGTACCTACCAAGCTGATTTCTCTACCTGTATACTCTGCTCTCAAGCCAGCCTGTACACCTAGCTTGCCGAACTTGGAAGCATAAAGTGAATACAGTGACTGAATGTTTCTCACATAGTTGGTTGTGTAGCTAAGGTTGTCCTGAAACTCCTCGTTAAAGTAAACCTCATTCACCTCATCATTATCACTGTAACGACTCTGCCACCCTGCTTCAAACTTGCTGTCTTTATTAATTGGCAATGTATAATCCAACTTGAATCTGAACCTTGTAGAAGGACCTCCCTCTAGGCTTCTTTGTCTGTAAGAAGAATCTGTATCTACAAAAGTCTGCACATTGCCACCTGTCTCATTCATGTCGCGTCCACTGATGTTCAGTTGAGAAACGATCTCGTGTCCTTTCTTGGCAAACTTATGTGTATATCCCAAGTTGGCAGCGTAGTAATTTCCATCCCACTTGGTTTCATCACTACTATAGTAGTTCAGAGTTTCAGATGGCCCTTCAGATACATAAGTAAGGTCAGATGAACGACGCATCTTCCAAACACCAACACGAGCATCCAATGACAGGAAGTCATTGTCACTGAGGTTATACTCAATACCTGCACGTAAACCACCATTTGTTCTACCGAACTCACCGTCCCCTTCGGAGATCAGCTTGGTTACACCATCCGTATTGGTAGTAATACGCTCATTATAGTTTTCACTTGGGTTGTTACGGTTGTTGTAGTCACCTCCCACAAAGTAGTTGAATTTGCTTTTTCGGAAATTCAACAGGAAGTCGCCACCGTATCTACCAAACATACCACCATTCAAGTTGAAGATACCTGACACACCTTCCAGCTTATTCTTTTTGGTGATGATATTGATAATACCACCTGTACCATCCGGATCATACTTAACTGATGGGTTTGTGATGATTTCAATATTTTCAATGGCACTTGAAGGCATTTGCTGAAGTACATCACTTGGCTCCAACACAGTCGGTCTGCCATCAATCAATACAGTAAAACCTGAACTTCCTCTTAGCTTTACAGTACCGTCTACGTCTACCTGAATAGAAGGTACATTCTGAAGAATGTCTACTGCTGTACCGGATGCTGCTGTCAGCTGCTTACTTACATCCAGTACTTTCTTATCGATTTCATAACGCATTGCAGGTCTTGAAGCAGTTACTTCTACCCCCTCCAATACTTCCGCATCCTGTCCTAGTTTAACTACACCAAGATCAACACCTTTACTACTTCCAACCTCAATGTTGTTGACAGTCTTTTTTTCATAGCCGATAAAGGTAATTTCCAGATAATAGGTTCCTTCCTTTACATTCTTGATTGTAAATTTACCATCAGGGTCAGTGACTGTACCGCCTGCCAAAGACTTGTCAGTAGTACTGAAAAGCGCTATAGTAGCATACTCTACAGGGACATTACTGCCATTTTCTTGTACAACACCTTTGATGGTTCCTTTCAATGGGGGGTCGTTTGGTACAGCCATTGAAACGGCTGTATGCAGTAGCATAAAAGTGGTGACCAACACAAAAAATAGATTTCTTTTCATCTTCGATTATCTCTGTTTCAACGGTTCTGTTATGGTTGAATTAATTGACACACGGTTATTCAGATAGCCTTTTTAAGGTTAATCTTGTATAAGGATTTTTTCAGGCTACTGTCACAGAGACAAATTTAAAGTCCAAATCTATCGGAAATCTGTAGCAATTTGGTCTACTCGAATAAAATGCATTTTTAATTACTTAACAATTGTAAAATGGTGCTGATGATCAGTATATTCATACGCTACTTTCAGCCCATTAACAGTACAGATTTTTTTCACCAAAGCCAATCCCAATCCTACTGACTGCTGACTTGTCCCCTTTCTAAAAAAGCGTTCAAAAACCTTTTCTGGTTCAACATCCAATGGCTCACCATAATTACTGATAACCATTTCATTTGCTGTTGTTGCTACTCGAATAGGTCCTTCTGATGTACCATAACGGATCGCATTTCGGAAAAAATTCTTCAGGATAATCTCAAATAGGTAAGGATCTATTTCCAAATAGTGCTGTTCAAAAAGGTCTGCCTCTATCTCCATAGACTTCAGCCCTGCCAATTCCCTTACAGCCTCAATGTGCTTTAAAATAACTGGAGCTGTCTGCAACTTTACTGTGTTGGAAAACTCCCTGTTCTCAATCTTGGTCAACAGGTTCAGGGTACTACCTAATTTAGAAAGGTGATTGGCTTCATCATAAATTGCTTTTACAGATGCAGGATGTTTAGACATTACCTCTTCCTCCATCATCAGGTACTCTGTTTTGTTACGGATGATTGCCAGAGGGGTCTGAATCTCATGTGCCATATTTTCAGTGTACTCCTGTAGGTTATGGAAGTCCTTCTCGATACGGTCTACCATTTGAAAATACAATTGCTGCATTTTCTGAAATTCTTTGGTCGAGGTCTGGATTTTCTTATTCGGATATTTCTTTCCCAGCTGATAGCTTTTCATCGAGTCCAAAATCAGTCGGAATGGATAGAAAAAGTACCCCGATAGGATATAATTGAATAGCACAACAATAGCAGCCAAAATCATAAAGGCAGGAAGCATCGAATCGAAGATATCTTCCTTGAAGCGAAGAAAATGCTCCACTTCCTTACTCATTACCAAGAAATAGTGCTGACCATCTACCTCCAACACCACTGTCTTGACTCTATGTAAAACCATACGTCCCACATCAGTATGGTATTCCTCCCGTGTTTCATAAGTTGGGTACCCTTCTAGAGACTCCTCTTTCCCTGCCTTCGAAATCCAAATGGTATTGAAATCCCGCTTTATATAATCCTTGTCTGTACGTAACCCTTCCAATACCTTTTGCTCTGTCCATCCAAAGCGTCTTTCCATCTCATAATTGATGTACTCATCTGCCTCATGCGTCAGAAAAAGCGCACTACAATAAAATGCCAAAAACGTAAAGACCAGATAAATGGAAGTGGTCTTGGTCAGAAGGGAAAATGAGCGTTCTTTCATGATATAGAGACTTGAGTTGTTAGACTTGCGATTTAGGATTTGGAGGAGAACTTATAGCCTACCCCATATACAGAGCGGATATAGTCCTGCCCTCCTGCCTTAACGATTTTCTTGCGCAGGTTCTTGATATGGTTGTAGATAAAATCAAAGTTATCTGCCTGATCGATATGATCTCCCCAAAGGTGTTCGGCAATGCTTTCCTTGGTCAGCATACGGTCGCGGTTATAGACAAAATACAACAACAGGTCATATTCCTTCTTAGTGAGGTCAAGAGTCTTGTCTCCTACCCAAACCTGAGAAGCCATCACATCTATTCTTAGTTCATTGATCGCTATAATATTGCTGCCTTCAAATTTCTTACGTCTCAATATGGAACGAATACGAGCATTCAGCTCGGCTGTATGGAATGGTTTAGTGATATAATCATCAGCGCCAATCTCCAGACCATTTACCTTGTCCTCTATTGAATCCTTCGCTGATACAATCAGGATACCTGTATTTGGGTCTTTCTGCTTCAGTATTGTAACCAAGTCCAAACCACTTCCATCAGGCAAGCCAATATCTACAATCACCAGATCATAAGTATAAAGTGCTGTACGCTCCTTGGCATCCGTCAATGATTCGACGTGCTCAGCCATAAAGCCATTTTCTTTTACAAAAACCAGCAAATCCTCCGCAAGGGTCAGGTTATCTTCTACCAGCAGTATTTTCATCAGTTAGTTTGTTTGCTTACAAAAATAAGGGTTTTACGATGGAATTGTTATACCAGTACTACTCATCATCAACTTGGCTTCTAATTTCCATTTCTTGAAAAATTAATACAATATCTTATCATTGTGAAGGGTAAAACAAATTCATACTGATTTACTTCTATAACTGATAGAAGTAAGAACATGAACAGATACCTTTTTGAAACCCAAAAATTTGGTATATCCAAATAAGCCCCTTCATTAACAATTTTAATGTTAAAATACTTGATACCGATCGGTATCATCATTACATTTAGTCTATCAAAACATTAAAGATGAAGACACAGCAAGAGACAACCGGTGAGTATATCCTTCGAATAGTGGCTCCACTGTTCAACAAGAAAGGTTATGTAGCCACGAGCCTTTCCGATCTGGAAAAGGCGACTGGACTAACCAAAGGGGCTATCTACCGGAACTTCAAGAGCAAGGAAGACTTGGCTGTGCAAGCTTTCAAACAGAATATCAGAAGGGTTATCGCACCACTTTCAGCGGCTATGGAGGCGCAATCGTCCATCCCTGAGAAGCTGTTTACCCTTACAGATTACTACCGAAAGTATTTCCATAAGGCACTCGAATTGGGTGGGTGTCCATTGTTGAATATCAGCGTGGATGCACATTACACCAACCCTGAGCTTTTCCAAAAGGCCAAAAAAGTCACCAACAATATTGAGAACAGCCTTGAGCAGTTTATCTCAGATGGTATTGCGAATGGTGAAATAAACCCAGCAATTGACGCTCGCATCTATGCCCAGAAAATCTTTTCCATGATTCAGGGAAGTGTGTTTCTGGCATTCCTCAATGAGGACAGTACCTATACAGAAAATATGATGGACCAGATTGACCAAATGATCAAGACAGAAATGATGGTCTAAAATTTTTTCACCATATCGATACCGATCGGTATCAAGATTGAATCAAAAATAATCCTTACGACAATGACACAAAAGAAAAAAGTTCCTGCTGCATTTAGAGTAATCAGATGGCTATTTCCAAAACTGGAATTAGTAGCACCATTTCTGGCAAAAAGATGGTTTACCAAACTGTTTTTCACTGCCTTCAAGTTCCCGATC
This portion of the Limibacter armeniacum genome encodes:
- a CDS encoding CBS domain-containing protein, translating into MNFTPKFEEPADTRFEYPPITDYMTKEVITFHPHQSIKEAMESMLDNQISGAPVVDDSANIVGMLSETDCLHILLENAYNNLPQRGQLVEDYMSQSVTTISADKNVVDVAYMFLNSKFRRYPVVDKGRLIGQVSRKDIMKAALNFKSERWR
- a CDS encoding outer membrane beta-barrel protein, giving the protein MKRNLFFVLVTTFMLLHTAVSMAVPNDPPLKGTIKGVVQENGSNVPVEYATIALFSTTDKSLAGGTVTDPDGKFTIKNVKEGTYYLEITFIGYEKKTVNNIEVGSSKGVDLGVVKLGQDAEVLEGVEVTASRPAMRYEIDKKVLDVSKQLTAASGTAVDILQNVPSIQVDVDGTVKLRGSSGFTVLIDGRPTVLEPSDVLQQMPSSAIENIEIITNPSVKYDPDGTGGIINIITKKNKLEGVSGIFNLNGGMFGRYGGDFLLNFRKSKFNYFVGGDYNNRNNPSENYNERITTNTDGVTKLISEGDGEFGRTNGGLRAGIEYNLSDNDFLSLDARVGVWKMRRSSDLTYVSEGPSETLNYYSSDETKWDGNYYAANLGYTHKFAKKGHEIVSQLNISGRDMNETGGNVQTFVDTDSSYRQRSLEGGPSTRFRFKLDYTLPINKDSKFEAGWQSRYSDNDEVNEVYFNEEFQDNLSYTTNYVRNIQSLYSLYASKFGKLGVQAGLRAEYTGREISLVGTDTASKVDRWDFFPTLHFSYQMSQETQAMVSYSRRIDRPRGWYLEPFLTYTDVNNVRRGNPGILPEFIDAYELGILKNIGDHSISLEGYYRITHNKVESISTPFEEAESGQNVFLHTFENIGKDYSLGGELMIGLQATEWWRADLMGNVYNYRVEGSYSYSEDGESKETIFDRESLNWSVRLNNQLKFGKTTSVQLNASYNGPSVTAQGRNEGFFMTSAALRQDFMNKKFTATLQVEDVFATGRRKRSSEGPNFTTYSEDFRNAPNVSVTLSYRLNNFKQKRGDRGGDAGGGDDF
- a CDS encoding sensor histidine kinase, with protein sequence MKERSFSLLTKTTSIYLVFTFLAFYCSALFLTHEADEYINYEMERRFGWTEQKVLEGLRTDKDYIKRDFNTIWISKAGKEESLEGYPTYETREEYHTDVGRMVLHRVKTVVLEVDGQHYFLVMSKEVEHFLRFKEDIFDSMLPAFMILAAIVVLFNYILSGYFFYPFRLILDSMKSYQLGKKYPNKKIQTSTKEFQKMQQLYFQMVDRIEKDFHNLQEYTENMAHEIQTPLAIIRNKTEYLMMEEEVMSKHPASVKAIYDEANHLSKLGSTLNLLTKIENREFSNTVKLQTAPVILKHIEAVRELAGLKSMEIEADLFEQHYLEIDPYLFEIILKNFFRNAIRYGTSEGPIRVATTANEMVISNYGEPLDVEPEKVFERFFRKGTSQQSVGLGLALVKKICTVNGLKVAYEYTDHQHHFTIVK
- a CDS encoding response regulator transcription factor, translated to MKILLVEDNLTLAEDLLVFVKENGFMAEHVESLTDAKERTALYTYDLVIVDIGLPDGSGLDLVTILKQKDPNTGILIVSAKDSIEDKVNGLEIGADDYITKPFHTAELNARIRSILRRKKFEGSNIIAINELRIDVMASQVWVGDKTLDLTKKEYDLLLYFVYNRDRMLTKESIAEHLWGDHIDQADNFDFIYNHIKNLRKKIVKAGGQDYIRSVYGVGYKFSSKS
- a CDS encoding TetR/AcrR family transcriptional regulator, which produces MKTQQETTGEYILRIVAPLFNKKGYVATSLSDLEKATGLTKGAIYRNFKSKEDLAVQAFKQNIRRVIAPLSAAMEAQSSIPEKLFTLTDYYRKYFHKALELGGCPLLNISVDAHYTNPELFQKAKKVTNNIENSLEQFISDGIANGEINPAIDARIYAQKIFSMIQGSVFLAFLNEDSTYTENMMDQIDQMIKTEMMV